A region of Tigriopus californicus strain San Diego chromosome 7, Tcal_SD_v2.1, whole genome shotgun sequence DNA encodes the following proteins:
- the LOC131883604 gene encoding nematocyst expressed protein 4-like: MQIFLTVILLSGASLLKAESIHETATRYPSDQGSLYDPTPVPEYPEYPPQTTEAPRYPQPQYPAPQPQYPAPQPQYPAPQPKYPTTPRPTYPTTQAPKYSPPEPKYNQPKYPQPPPKYPIRYEQAKPEYGYVQGYKLVAVPIYAH; encoded by the exons ATGCAG atctTCTTGACCGTCATCTTATTGTCTGGTGCCAGCCTTTTGAAGGCCGAGAGTATTCATGAGACTGCCACGAGGTATCCCAGTGATCAAGGATCCTTGTATGATCCCACCCCTGTTCCCGAATATCCAGAGTATCCTCCTCAAACCACTGAAGCTCCTCGGTATCCTCAACCTCAATACCCTGCCCCTCAACCTCAATACCCTGCCCCTCAACCTCAATACCCCGCCCCTCAACCGAAGTATCCCACTACACCTCGTCCCACGTATCCTACCACCCAGGCTCCAAAATACTCTCCCCCTGAGCCCAAATATAATCAACCCAAATATCCTCAGCCTCCACCCAAATACCCGATTCGATATGAGCAGGCCAAGCCTGAATATGGTTATGTCCAAGGCTACAAGCTCGTGGCTGTTCCAATTTATGCTCATTAA